In Meleagris gallopavo isolate NT-WF06-2002-E0010 breed Aviagen turkey brand Nicholas breeding stock chromosome 3, Turkey_5.1, whole genome shotgun sequence, one DNA window encodes the following:
- the AKAIN1 gene encoding A-kinase anchor protein inhibitor 1 isoform X2 encodes MVFAPGEKPGPEQDEVKLQNASKQIVQTAILQAVQQVSRENQQKEKRTNSSMSFQLERGKLTKKHEKSKGAARLY; translated from the exons ATGGTGTTTGCTCCAG GTGAGAAACCAGGACCAGAGCAAGACGAGGTTAAGCTGCAGAATGCCAGCAAGCAGATAGTGCAGACTGCTATCCTCCAAGCTGTGCAGCAAGTTTCTCGGGAGAACCAACAAAAGGAGAAGCGAACAAACAGCAGCATGAGCTTCCAGCTAGAAAGAGGAAAGTTAACCAAGAAGCATGAAAAAAGTAAAGGAGCAGCTCGTTTGTATTGA
- the AKAIN1 gene encoding A-kinase anchor protein inhibitor 1 isoform X1: MFTFLGIFHSLETSEYKISYTRVRQNWIQYPRSGLTSAEEKGRISYFHVLETRRQPNPHLSGEKPGPEQDEVKLQNASKQIVQTAILQAVQQVSRENQQKEKRTNSSMSFQLERGKLTKKHEKSKGAARLY, translated from the exons ATGTTTACATTTCTAGGTATATTCCACAGTCTAGAAACATCAGAGTATAAGATCTCCTACACAAG GGTGAGGCAGAACTGGATACAATACCCCAGAAgtggtctcaccagtgctgaggagaagggaaggatcTCCTACTTTCACGTGCTGGAAACAAGAAGGCAGCCAAACCCACATCTCTCAG GTGAGAAACCAGGACCAGAGCAAGACGAGGTTAAGCTGCAGAATGCCAGCAAGCAGATAGTGCAGACTGCTATCCTCCAAGCTGTGCAGCAAGTTTCTCGGGAGAACCAACAAAAGGAGAAGCGAACAAACAGCAGCATGAGCTTCCAGCTAGAAAGAGGAAAGTTAACCAAGAAGCATGAAAAAAGTAAAGGAGCAGCTCGTTTGTATTGA